One Epinephelus fuscoguttatus linkage group LG10, E.fuscoguttatus.final_Chr_v1 genomic window carries:
- the srek1ip1 gene encoding protein SREK1IP1 produces the protein MAAPGPNKDNIRAGCKKCGYPGHLTFECRNFVRVDPQKDIVLDVSSTSSEESDEDVPAAQRTEKLGRSRGSNDDDDNSRKGRHKRKKSSDRKSRKRSCSSSDDTTKKKKKRSRSCSSSDDERRRKKKKVKSQKKKSKKNKKEHGKHQKKKQKKRKEESSSSSFSSSSESSDSD, from the exons ATGGCTGCCCCAG GTCCTAATAAGGACAACATCAGAGCTGGGTGCAAGAAATGTGGATATC cGGGCCATTTGACCTTTGAGTGCCGAAACTTTGTCAGAGTTGACCCCCAGAAAGACATTGTCTTGGATGTAAGCAGCACCAGCAGCGAGGAGAGTGACGAGGACGTACCTGCAGCTCAGCGCACTGAGAAGCTGGGACGAAGCAGAG GTtccaatgatgatgatgacaatagTAGAAAAGGGAGACACAAACGGAAGAAGAGCAGCGACAGAAAGTCAAGAAAGAG ATCTTGCTCATCGAGTGACGACAccacaaagaagaaaaagaaacgcAGCCGTTCCTGCTCCTCGTCTGACgacgagaggaggaggaagaaaaagaaagtaaaaagccagaagaagaaaagcaaaaagaacaaaaaggaACACGGGAAGcatcagaagaagaaacagaagaagagaaaagaagaatcATCATCCTCGTCATTCTCTAGCTCCAGTGAATCCTCAGACAGTGACTGA